In a genomic window of Enterobacter asburiae:
- a CDS encoding formimidoylglutamase: MKLWRPVAETVWQGRDDSAEASNATRIFQTIHHQAQFTPLSSGIALIGFECDAGVKRNQGRPGAVQAPDILRKALANMASHQGHERLADMGSVYVEGDELEAAQQALSDAVTACQQSGMRTLVFGGGHETAWAHGRGILDAFPGERVTVINLDAHLDLRKADRATSGTPFRQLANYCDERGSEFRYACFGVSRAANTQALWDEAERLNVTLVEDLHFRREALPALEKVLAQADRVYLTIDLDVLPASEMPAVSAPAALGVPALDLLPVIEQICRSGKLQAADLVEFNPQYDRDGQGAKLAARLAWQIAHWWA; the protein is encoded by the coding sequence ATGAAGTTATGGCGGCCCGTAGCCGAAACCGTCTGGCAGGGGCGCGACGACAGCGCCGAGGCCAGCAATGCAACGCGCATTTTCCAGACGATACACCATCAGGCGCAGTTTACGCCGCTTTCATCCGGCATTGCGCTGATAGGCTTTGAATGTGATGCAGGGGTTAAACGCAATCAGGGCAGGCCTGGCGCCGTACAGGCTCCTGATATCCTGCGCAAAGCGCTGGCAAATATGGCAAGCCATCAGGGGCACGAACGGCTGGCGGATATGGGCTCGGTGTACGTTGAGGGCGATGAGCTGGAAGCGGCACAGCAGGCGTTAAGCGATGCCGTCACGGCCTGCCAGCAGTCCGGGATGCGCACGCTGGTGTTTGGCGGCGGGCACGAAACCGCCTGGGCGCATGGTCGGGGGATTCTGGATGCGTTCCCTGGAGAGCGTGTGACGGTGATAAATCTGGATGCGCATCTTGACCTGCGCAAGGCCGACCGGGCGACGTCCGGTACGCCGTTTCGTCAGTTGGCTAACTACTGCGATGAACGCGGGAGCGAGTTTCGCTACGCCTGCTTTGGCGTCAGCCGCGCGGCGAACACCCAGGCACTGTGGGATGAGGCCGAACGCCTGAACGTCACGCTGGTAGAGGATCTCCATTTCAGGCGCGAGGCCCTACCGGCGCTGGAAAAGGTGCTGGCGCAGGCCGATCGCGTCTACCTGACGATCGATCTGGACGTTCTGCCCGCAAGCGAAATGCCTGCCGTTTCCGCCCCGGCCGCGTTAGGAGTCCCGGCGCTGGATCTGCTGCCGGTTATCGAACAAATCTGCCGCAGCGGTAAGCTGCAGGCCGCCGATCTGGTAGAGTTTAACCCGCAGTACGATCGGGACGGACAGGGCGCAAAGCTCGCCGCCCGTCTGGCCTGGCAAATTGCTCACTGGTGGGCATAA